A DNA window from Oligoflexus sp. contains the following coding sequences:
- a CDS encoding DUF4360 domain-containing protein: MKQSFALLLIALGYSQGASASIASVESIQSNSGCGDLRYDVAETSANSDPGQGIIGESLRVFFNDFHVQASQPGEVKRTCKLDAVIRIPAGYRFLPRAAYAEGSYSIKPQGASKGTIRVTYDVRPAGRFSERNNEKAPWSGDGDFTCRGDLVETQFLLCANHDTYVTLGTDLTLKIQQASGGQSLIELDTARKDVDLAWDWQFKPCVNYFEGRRFRAYMKIGPTNTLPLRFEPYEDRGALILDSGKQGALSQVVYSDDGLSVSGNYSLDGKSGRFSVKVIDTEAGEFRGELYGNDGTSGTFFGYYAE, encoded by the coding sequence ATGAAACAAAGTTTTGCCCTTCTGCTTATTGCCTTGGGATACTCTCAGGGGGCCTCGGCTTCGATCGCCAGCGTGGAGTCGATCCAATCCAATTCCGGTTGCGGCGATCTTCGCTACGATGTCGCAGAAACCTCGGCGAATTCCGATCCGGGTCAGGGCATCATCGGCGAATCGCTGCGGGTCTTCTTCAATGACTTTCACGTCCAGGCCTCGCAGCCCGGTGAAGTGAAACGAACCTGCAAACTCGATGCAGTGATTCGCATTCCTGCGGGTTATCGCTTTCTTCCTCGTGCGGCCTATGCGGAAGGCTCCTATAGCATCAAACCGCAGGGAGCCAGCAAGGGCACGATTCGCGTCACCTATGACGTCCGCCCGGCGGGCCGTTTTTCGGAACGTAATAATGAAAAAGCTCCCTGGTCGGGTGATGGTGACTTCACCTGCCGTGGGGACCTGGTCGAGACTCAGTTCCTTCTCTGTGCGAATCACGACACCTATGTGACCCTCGGCACGGACCTGACTTTGAAGATTCAGCAGGCCAGCGGCGGCCAGTCCCTGATCGAACTCGATACGGCGCGCAAGGATGTGGATCTTGCATGGGACTGGCAGTTCAAACCCTGCGTCAATTATTTCGAGGGGCGTCGTTTTCGCGCCTATATGAAGATTGGCCCGACCAACACGCTTCCCCTGCGTTTTGAACCTTATGAGGATCGCGGTGCACTGATCCTGGATTCCGGCAAACAAGGCGCACTGAGTCAGGTCGTATACAGTGATGATGGTTTGTCTGTGTCCGGAAACTATTCCCTGGATGGGAAAAGTGGGCGGTTTTCGGTCAAGGTCATCGACACGGAAGCCGGGGAATTCCGCGGCGAACTCTATGGAAACGATGGCACAAGCGGCACTTTCTTCGGATATTACGCTGAATAG
- a CDS encoding DUF4360 domain-containing protein gives MRLQNSLGLLIFTAAAAQAAEVRVDAFSSNGGCGNNPSFDVVETSALNPVTNSKGESLRVFFNDFFLSTNYAGTANKNCVLDATVRIPAGFRFRPVSAAAEGSYSLQPQGQTQGFIRVSYEVQPNGWTAEASNQSPFTGQGDINCIAKLEEQLILGCANEDTTVNLHTNIDLSINQSSNTFSQMEIDASRQNHDLSWRWELYSCSIPFEERNFQTTYVAYSGQNIPATVRFSGSQGTFQASGLNGSFSQVTYSNRGRTVQGKWSAGGSSGTFSFYLVNESTGEFQGSWRDSKNPNQGGVWNGRYI, from the coding sequence ATGCGACTGCAAAATTCCCTGGGGCTTTTGATTTTTACGGCAGCTGCGGCCCAGGCTGCTGAAGTTCGTGTGGATGCCTTCTCTTCGAATGGCGGCTGCGGCAATAATCCGAGCTTTGACGTGGTGGAAACCTCCGCACTGAATCCGGTCACCAATTCCAAGGGTGAGTCCCTGCGGGTCTTCTTCAATGACTTTTTCCTGTCTACGAACTATGCGGGCACCGCGAATAAGAATTGCGTGCTGGATGCGACGGTTCGTATTCCGGCCGGCTTTCGCTTCCGCCCGGTCTCGGCCGCTGCCGAGGGATCTTATAGTCTGCAACCGCAGGGCCAGACCCAGGGTTTCATTCGCGTCAGCTACGAGGTTCAGCCCAACGGCTGGACGGCGGAAGCTTCCAATCAGTCGCCCTTCACCGGACAGGGTGATATCAACTGCATCGCCAAACTCGAAGAGCAGCTGATCCTCGGCTGCGCGAATGAAGACACGACTGTAAACCTTCATACGAACATTGATCTTAGTATTAATCAGAGCAGCAATACCTTTTCGCAGATGGAAATAGATGCCTCGCGGCAGAACCATGACCTTTCGTGGCGCTGGGAGCTCTATTCCTGCTCGATTCCCTTTGAAGAGCGGAATTTTCAGACGACCTACGTTGCCTATAGCGGGCAGAACATACCGGCTACTGTGCGTTTTTCAGGATCGCAGGGCACCTTTCAGGCGTCTGGCCTGAACGGGAGCTTTTCGCAGGTGACCTACAGCAATCGCGGTCGCACCGTGCAGGGGAAATGGTCAGCGGGCGGCAGCAGCGGAACCTTCAGTTTCTATCTGGTGAACGAGTCCACGGGAGAGTTTCAGGGCAGCTGGCGTGATTCCAAGAATCCGAATCAGGGTGGTGTTTGGAACGGGCGTTACATTTAG
- a CDS encoding FIST N-terminal domain-containing protein has protein sequence MQVCNGVSQLRDGAAAVAEIVQQWPQTQPNFIFIFHSTEQNSEAVAKAIAARFPGVPCAGCSTSGEHINGTHYNGSLVMAGIWSPEIRWQATVLENLTSLDEARARKTVDQMLQNFALDRDHINPDKQFCVTFIDGLSMKEEHVSAVVADALEGIPLLGGSAGDDLKFKETRIIVNGRSYSAAAALVMADSQDGFRIIKHQHFVKTPRQLVVTRVDTAQRRVYELDGMTALEAYAAALGLPAAEVTADVAFVNPLLFRVNNELYVRSVQKIEADGSIVFYCGVEEGMVLEIGDHLDMTQALSQDIQAFTSGKGQPAEFFLACNCILRALEAGKDKNFDKLGQSLQHLSRNIIGFDTYGEQLNGLHINQTLVGIALGRKAA, from the coding sequence ATGCAAGTCTGTAATGGAGTTTCGCAACTGCGCGATGGAGCTGCAGCCGTGGCTGAGATTGTCCAGCAGTGGCCCCAAACCCAACCGAACTTTATCTTCATCTTTCATTCCACAGAGCAGAATTCCGAAGCCGTGGCCAAGGCCATCGCGGCCCGCTTTCCGGGCGTGCCCTGCGCTGGCTGCTCCACTTCGGGCGAACACATCAACGGCACGCATTACAACGGCAGCCTCGTGATGGCCGGTATCTGGTCGCCGGAGATCCGCTGGCAGGCCACCGTCCTTGAGAATCTTACCAGCCTGGATGAAGCCCGCGCCCGCAAGACTGTGGATCAGATGCTGCAGAATTTCGCCTTGGATCGCGATCACATCAACCCCGACAAGCAGTTCTGCGTCACGTTCATCGACGGCCTTTCCATGAAAGAGGAGCATGTCTCGGCGGTCGTGGCCGATGCTTTGGAAGGTATTCCTCTGCTCGGCGGATCAGCCGGTGATGACCTTAAGTTCAAGGAAACCCGCATTATCGTCAACGGTCGCAGTTATTCCGCTGCGGCCGCCCTGGTCATGGCCGACAGCCAGGACGGATTCCGCATCATCAAGCATCAGCACTTCGTCAAGACCCCGCGGCAACTCGTGGTGACACGCGTGGATACCGCCCAGCGCCGCGTTTATGAACTCGACGGCATGACCGCCCTGGAAGCCTATGCGGCCGCTCTGGGCTTGCCAGCAGCCGAAGTTACGGCGGATGTGGCCTTCGTGAATCCCCTGCTCTTCCGCGTGAACAATGAGCTTTATGTCCGTTCGGTGCAGAAAATCGAAGCGGATGGTTCGATCGTCTTCTACTGCGGTGTGGAAGAAGGAATGGTTCTTGAAATCGGCGATCACCTGGATATGACCCAGGCTCTGAGCCAGGATATTCAAGCCTTCACCTCTGGAAAGGGCCAGCCGGCTGAGTTCTTCCTCGCCTGCAACTGCATCCTGAGAGCGTTGGAAGCCGGCAAGGATAAAAATTTCGACAAGCTGGGCCAAAGCCTCCAGCATCTCAGCCGCAATATCATCGGCTTTGATACTTACGGAGAGCAGCTGAATGGACTTCATATCAACCAGACCCTGGTCGGCATCGCGTTAGGGAGGAAAGCCGCATGA
- a CDS encoding ATP-binding protein has translation MSQPKDTAAWQKRAEAAEKTVNILKSKVIELYNAGAQSVIHRQMEKAKQRDEENRRKREIMEVRNQELKKYSENLEQQVEARTETIKTILNHVTFGFLVVDRNLVINDEFTKSCQTLFGQPKLGGLTIFQALKMTKRTAEHYALCMDQVFEDIMPTSVTLSQLPERFEINGRILRCEASVIRKNGNVDRILYTISDISQLEAAQREAQINRILVGILRRKEGFQEFMTEVKDQLKEAREQTQSKNQEGVRRILHTLKGNAASWGLTDIAAQIHGIEDEPLITSKLVQNVEDGFRTFIDTHAQIIGFEYAGLHELNFEVSSSQFDRLKTIISDLPGNQASQLQNWTAVVLQKPASLLLGPIDEFVAKLSYRLGKEVKFLTKGLDTLVDVDTMRGVLQSIMHLIRNSIDHGIEEQSLRGRKNATGLIEFAIARNESFYTVTVKDDGRGIDIEKLKKKAVALGLKTQKEIDSMNRQEQLDLVFLDGLSSADTTTEISGRGVGMSSILAAVRRVNGRFQIESRPGEGSTMRIEIPVPETLRVPIKDVA, from the coding sequence ATGAGCCAGCCCAAAGATACAGCAGCCTGGCAAAAACGAGCGGAGGCTGCCGAGAAGACCGTCAACATTCTGAAAAGCAAGGTCATCGAACTCTATAACGCGGGAGCACAGTCAGTCATCCATCGGCAGATGGAGAAAGCCAAACAGCGGGACGAGGAAAACCGCCGCAAACGCGAAATCATGGAAGTTCGAAACCAGGAGCTGAAAAAATATTCGGAGAACCTGGAGCAGCAGGTCGAAGCCCGAACCGAAACGATCAAGACCATCCTGAATCACGTGACCTTCGGCTTTCTCGTCGTCGATCGCAACCTTGTCATCAATGATGAATTCACCAAATCATGCCAGACCCTCTTTGGCCAGCCGAAGCTGGGAGGTCTGACGATCTTCCAGGCCCTGAAGATGACCAAGCGCACGGCCGAGCATTATGCGCTGTGCATGGATCAGGTTTTTGAAGACATCATGCCCACCAGCGTGACCCTGAGCCAGTTGCCGGAACGATTTGAAATCAATGGGCGCATCCTGCGTTGCGAAGCCAGCGTGATCCGCAAGAATGGGAATGTCGATCGCATCCTCTACACCATCAGCGATATCAGTCAGCTGGAAGCCGCCCAGCGTGAAGCGCAGATCAACCGCATCCTGGTCGGTATCCTGCGGCGGAAGGAAGGTTTTCAGGAGTTCATGACCGAAGTCAAAGATCAGCTGAAGGAAGCCCGTGAGCAAACCCAATCGAAAAACCAGGAGGGCGTGCGCCGCATTCTCCATACGCTGAAGGGCAACGCCGCATCATGGGGACTGACGGATATTGCCGCTCAGATCCATGGCATCGAAGATGAGCCTTTGATCACATCCAAACTTGTGCAGAATGTGGAAGACGGTTTCCGTACTTTCATCGACACCCATGCTCAGATCATTGGCTTCGAGTACGCGGGTCTGCATGAACTCAACTTCGAAGTCAGCTCCTCGCAGTTTGACCGCCTGAAAACCATTATCTCGGACCTGCCGGGCAACCAGGCCTCCCAGCTGCAAAACTGGACGGCCGTCGTTTTGCAGAAGCCGGCGTCCCTGCTGCTCGGGCCGATCGATGAATTCGTCGCGAAGCTTTCCTATCGTCTGGGCAAAGAGGTGAAATTCCTCACCAAGGGACTCGACACCCTGGTGGATGTGGACACCATGCGCGGCGTTCTGCAAAGCATCATGCACCTGATTCGAAATTCCATCGACCACGGCATCGAAGAACAGAGTTTGCGCGGCCGGAAAAATGCCACGGGCCTCATTGAATTTGCCATAGCCCGCAACGAAAGCTTTTACACGGTGACGGTGAAGGACGATGGTCGGGGCATCGATATCGAGAAGCTGAAAAAGAAAGCTGTAGCCCTGGGGCTGAAAACGCAGAAGGAAATAGACAGCATGAATCGGCAGGAGCAGCTCGACCTTGTGTTCCTGGATGGTCTGTCGAGCGCTGACACCACAACCGAAATCTCGGGACGCGGCGTCGGCATGTCGTCGATCCTGGCTGCCGTGCGGCGGGTGAACGGCCGCTTCCAAATCGAATCCCGTCCGGGTGAAGGCAGCACCATGCGCATTGAAATTCCGGTGCCGGAAACTCTGCGCGTGCCCATCAAAGACGTAGCGTAA
- a CDS encoding fasciclin domain-containing protein has protein sequence MSAAQAAPAPAHAAAQRGDLVTTLGQQGSFKTLAAALQATDLIATLEGDGPFTVLAPTDAAFAKLGQAALNQLLANPDQLKSILLYHVVPGNVSLRQALRAGEAKTVNGAAVDFTFSRKGFFVNDARIVRPNVRASNGIIHVIDSVLLPPAPAQEPQDIVSIAVADDRFETLVAALKAADLVSVLQGEGPFTVFAPTDDAFAKLGNDTIQALLADKEKLSSILLYHVVAGAAVDAATASQLNEAATANGQKVKISFEKGMLKINDSLVIIKDIKASNGIIHVIDTVLIPE, from the coding sequence ATGAGCGCAGCACAGGCAGCACCAGCTCCGGCGCATGCTGCCGCGCAGCGCGGTGACCTTGTCACGACTTTGGGCCAGCAGGGATCGTTCAAGACTCTGGCGGCGGCACTTCAGGCCACGGATCTTATCGCGACTTTGGAAGGCGATGGACCTTTCACCGTCCTTGCACCGACCGATGCCGCCTTTGCCAAACTCGGCCAGGCCGCGCTGAATCAGCTGCTGGCCAACCCCGATCAATTGAAGAGCATTCTTCTGTATCACGTCGTGCCTGGGAATGTTTCCCTGCGTCAGGCCCTTAGGGCGGGTGAAGCCAAAACGGTGAATGGAGCCGCGGTGGACTTCACCTTCAGTCGCAAGGGTTTCTTCGTCAATGATGCCCGTATCGTTCGTCCGAATGTCCGGGCCAGCAATGGCATCATTCATGTCATCGACAGTGTTCTCTTGCCACCCGCGCCCGCTCAGGAGCCCCAGGATATCGTTTCGATCGCCGTGGCGGATGATCGCTTTGAAACCCTCGTAGCCGCTCTGAAAGCCGCGGACCTTGTCAGCGTCCTTCAAGGTGAAGGCCCTTTCACGGTCTTCGCTCCCACTGATGATGCCTTCGCCAAGCTCGGCAACGACACGATCCAGGCTCTGCTCGCGGACAAGGAAAAGCTGTCCAGCATCCTTCTTTATCATGTGGTCGCCGGTGCCGCGGTGGATGCAGCCACGGCCAGCCAGCTGAACGAAGCGGCGACCGCCAATGGTCAGAAGGTGAAGATCAGCTTTGAAAAGGGCATGCTGAAGATCAACGATTCGCTCGTGATCATCAAAGACATCAAAGCCTCAAACGGTATCATCCACGTGATTGATACCGTTTTGATCCCTGAGTGA
- a CDS encoding heavy metal-binding domain-containing protein has product MTVPGGVQTEHHQHYPQVAAAQKPASGNATVWTCPMHPEIRRNAPGHCPICGMALEPLLPDTEDRSELTAMSRRFWMATILTLPLLVLAMGDMLPGAPISSLVTAQGRALLELILASPVCLWAAWPFYVRGWDSVVLSRSRRARSGFFLSRSGERNPDTPGPGPGPQGPQSNEFSHSKTSGPPRFSQVIVTSGHSEAEFLTLVIFWVSSKRAN; this is encoded by the coding sequence ATGACCGTGCCTGGCGGAGTGCAAACGGAACATCACCAGCATTATCCGCAAGTGGCTGCGGCTCAAAAGCCTGCCAGTGGAAACGCGACGGTATGGACCTGCCCCATGCATCCAGAGATTCGCAGGAATGCGCCGGGTCATTGTCCAATCTGCGGCATGGCGCTGGAACCTTTGCTTCCCGATACCGAAGACAGATCTGAACTGACAGCCATGTCGCGACGCTTCTGGATGGCGACGATTCTGACCCTGCCCCTTTTAGTCCTGGCCATGGGCGATATGCTGCCAGGGGCTCCTATTTCATCGCTTGTGACAGCCCAGGGGCGAGCCCTGCTTGAATTGATCCTGGCCTCGCCGGTCTGCCTCTGGGCAGCCTGGCCTTTTTATGTGCGGGGCTGGGATTCGGTGGTCCTTTCGCGATCACGCCGGGCACGTAGCGGTTTTTTTCTAAGCCGCAGCGGTGAGCGTAACCCTGATACTCCTGGGCCAGGTCCTGGACCTCAAGGCCCGCAGTCAAACGAGTTCAGCCATTCAAAAACTTCTGGGCCTCCCAGATTTTCCCAGGTGATCGTAACGAGCGGACACAGCGAAGCGGAGTTTCTGACCCTGGTGATCTTCTGGGTATCGTCAAAGCGCGCAAACTGA
- a CDS encoding DUF305 domain-containing protein, which produces MKMLAPFSFALLFSGLTYASVPSEGSHASQEMQMAMKAMCEKMDGMQLSHEANQDFVKMMIPHHQSAVDMAQAYLKEGTDPEIVDLAQKIIEAQKKEIEILTNWLKERGGNNPGSPR; this is translated from the coding sequence ATGAAAATGTTAGCACCTTTCAGTTTCGCACTGCTGTTTTCCGGCTTGACCTATGCTTCTGTTCCCTCTGAGGGATCTCATGCAAGCCAGGAAATGCAGATGGCCATGAAAGCCATGTGTGAGAAAATGGATGGCATGCAGTTGAGTCATGAAGCGAATCAGGACTTCGTGAAAATGATGATCCCCCATCACCAAAGCGCTGTGGATATGGCCCAGGCTTATCTGAAAGAAGGAACCGATCCTGAAATCGTGGACCTCGCGCAAAAGATCATTGAAGCGCAGAAAAAAGAAATCGAGATCCTGACGAACTGGCTGAAGGAGCGCGGCGGGAATAACCCGGGATCACCCCGATGA
- a CDS encoding CusA/CzcA family heavy metal efflux RND transporter produces MIERIIEFSARNKFFVLVLTGVALAISFWTLKRQPLDAVPDLSDTQVIIYSKWDRSPDIIEDQVTYPIVTALLGTPHVKTVRGISDFGYSYVYVIFEDGTDLYWARSRVLEYLSKVTPNLPDGVQTSMGPDATSVGWVYQYALIDESKKLNLAELRSLQDWQLKFHLQSLPGVAEVASVGGFVKQYQINVDPNKLTAYNVSLLELVKAVKQSNSETGGRVLEFAGTEYMVRGRGYVKNLSDIEKTVVKTDPKTGVPVLVQHLGRVELGPDMRRGVTDLNGWGDAPGGIIVMRQGENALNVINAVKAKLDELQPTLPEGVKIIPIYDRSDLIERSIVSLKHKLTLEIIIVSLVILLFLWHIPSAIVPIMTIPISILLAFIPLYFFGVTTNIMSLSGIAISIGVLVDGAIVEVENAYKKLEHWIAEGRQGDFHEVRLNALKEVGPSVFFSLLVITVSFLPVFTLVDQEGRLFKPLAISKTMTMALAAILALTLDPALRMMFSRMEPFRFQPRWLARAATHVAVGTYYPEEKHPISRVLFRLYEPVVHFVLKHTKLTLAAAGLLMLITIPAYLKLGSEFMPPLNEGSYLYMPTTLPGMSVGEAKRLLQRQDAIIKSFPEVATVYGKAGRAETSTDAAPFSMVETIVVLKPTEEWPGAGPQQKRRTFDELRQAMDERLKFAGFPNIWTMPIKNRIDMLSTGIRTPVGIKVLGPDVHVIQKISEQIEAKIRPIPGTRTVYAERTSGGYYVDIIFNRDELARYGIPMEEAQMIVASAVGGENVASTVEGLERYPINVRYAREFREDLDSLKRVLVPTPQGLPIPLAQLAEIRRVEGPAMIRNENGMRAGYVYVDIQDRDVGGYVHEAKALIAREVQLPKGYSLNWSGQFENMIRVKERLKLVVPLTIFLIAMLLYMSTRSWVKTGIVMLAVPFSLIGAVWLLYALDYNISIAVWVGMIALMGLDAETGVFMLLYLDLAYEDRVKAGRMRNDEDLRESILHGAVKRIRPKMMTVMAAFMGLVPIMWSMGTGSDVMKRIAAPMVGGLVTSFALELVIYPVLYFIWKSKFVMKKAQS; encoded by the coding sequence GTGATTGAAAGAATCATTGAATTCAGTGCCCGCAATAAGTTCTTCGTTCTGGTGCTCACCGGAGTCGCCCTGGCCATTTCCTTCTGGACACTCAAGCGTCAGCCTTTGGACGCCGTTCCCGACCTTTCCGATACCCAGGTCATCATCTATTCGAAATGGGATCGTTCCCCGGATATCATCGAAGATCAGGTCACCTATCCCATCGTTACCGCGCTTTTGGGAACGCCGCATGTTAAAACCGTGCGCGGTATTTCCGACTTTGGTTATTCCTATGTCTATGTGATTTTTGAAGACGGCACCGATCTTTATTGGGCCAGGAGCCGGGTGCTTGAATATCTGAGCAAGGTGACTCCGAATCTGCCGGACGGTGTGCAAACCTCGATGGGGCCGGACGCCACAAGCGTGGGCTGGGTGTATCAGTATGCCTTGATCGACGAAAGCAAAAAGCTCAATCTTGCCGAGCTGCGATCGCTGCAGGACTGGCAGCTGAAATTTCATCTGCAGAGTCTTCCCGGTGTGGCGGAAGTCGCGTCGGTCGGTGGTTTTGTCAAGCAGTATCAGATCAATGTCGATCCCAACAAGCTGACCGCCTATAACGTCTCGCTCCTCGAACTGGTCAAAGCCGTCAAGCAATCCAACAGCGAAACCGGCGGCCGGGTCCTGGAATTCGCTGGCACTGAATACATGGTGCGGGGGCGGGGTTATGTGAAGAACCTCAGCGATATTGAAAAAACCGTGGTCAAGACCGATCCGAAAACGGGTGTGCCCGTTTTGGTCCAGCACCTGGGACGGGTGGAGCTGGGGCCGGATATGAGGCGCGGCGTCACGGATCTGAACGGGTGGGGTGATGCGCCTGGCGGCATCATCGTCATGCGTCAGGGCGAGAATGCGTTGAATGTGATCAACGCTGTGAAAGCGAAGCTGGATGAGCTTCAGCCCACGCTACCCGAGGGCGTGAAGATTATTCCCATCTATGATCGTTCCGATCTGATTGAAAGGTCGATAGTTTCCTTGAAGCATAAGCTCACGCTTGAAATCATCATAGTCAGCCTTGTGATCCTTCTCTTCCTTTGGCATATTCCATCCGCCATAGTCCCGATCATGACGATTCCCATTTCCATCCTTCTCGCCTTCATCCCTCTTTATTTCTTTGGCGTCACGACCAATATCATGTCGCTCTCGGGCATCGCGATTTCCATCGGCGTTCTGGTTGATGGCGCGATCGTAGAGGTGGAAAACGCCTATAAAAAGCTGGAGCACTGGATCGCTGAGGGAAGGCAGGGGGACTTTCATGAGGTCCGGCTGAATGCTTTAAAAGAAGTGGGACCATCCGTATTCTTTTCCCTACTCGTCATCACGGTGTCCTTTCTTCCCGTGTTCACGCTGGTCGATCAGGAAGGGCGGCTCTTCAAACCGCTCGCCATTTCGAAAACCATGACCATGGCACTGGCTGCGATCCTGGCTCTGACTTTGGATCCCGCCCTTCGCATGATGTTTTCCCGCATGGAACCCTTTCGTTTCCAACCGCGCTGGCTGGCCCGGGCCGCGACTCACGTGGCGGTGGGAACCTACTATCCCGAGGAAAAGCATCCGATCAGTCGGGTTCTTTTCCGACTCTATGAGCCGGTTGTTCATTTCGTGCTGAAGCATACGAAACTGACCCTCGCCGCAGCGGGTCTTTTGATGCTGATCACGATTCCCGCTTATTTGAAGCTCGGTAGTGAATTCATGCCGCCTTTGAATGAAGGCTCCTATCTTTATATGCCGACCACACTGCCGGGCATGTCGGTAGGCGAAGCCAAACGGCTTTTGCAGAGGCAGGACGCCATCATCAAATCCTTTCCCGAGGTGGCCACCGTTTATGGCAAGGCCGGTCGGGCGGAAACCTCGACTGATGCCGCGCCCTTTTCCATGGTGGAAACGATCGTCGTTCTGAAACCGACCGAGGAATGGCCTGGCGCTGGTCCCCAGCAAAAGCGCCGCACGTTTGATGAGCTGCGCCAGGCCATGGATGAGCGGCTGAAATTTGCCGGCTTTCCGAACATCTGGACGATGCCTATTAAAAACCGCATTGATATGCTTTCCACCGGGATCCGCACGCCGGTCGGCATCAAAGTCCTCGGTCCTGATGTGCATGTGATTCAAAAAATCAGTGAGCAGATCGAAGCCAAAATCCGGCCGATTCCTGGGACCCGCACAGTTTATGCGGAAAGGACCTCGGGCGGTTACTATGTGGACATCATTTTCAATCGCGATGAACTGGCCCGTTATGGAATTCCCATGGAAGAAGCCCAGATGATTGTGGCCTCGGCTGTGGGTGGGGAAAACGTGGCCTCCACGGTCGAGGGGCTGGAGCGCTACCCCATCAATGTGCGCTATGCGCGTGAATTCCGTGAAGACCTGGACAGCCTGAAGCGGGTGCTGGTGCCGACGCCCCAGGGCCTGCCGATCCCGCTCGCGCAGCTGGCCGAAATCAGGCGTGTGGAAGGCCCGGCCATGATTCGCAATGAAAATGGAATGCGCGCCGGCTATGTCTATGTCGATATCCAGGATCGCGACGTCGGTGGTTATGTTCATGAGGCCAAGGCGTTGATAGCTCGTGAAGTCCAGCTGCCCAAAGGCTACAGCTTGAATTGGAGCGGGCAGTTTGAAAACATGATCCGGGTTAAGGAGCGTTTGAAACTGGTCGTCCCTCTGACGATTTTTTTGATCGCCATGCTGCTCTATATGAGCACGCGGTCATGGGTCAAGACGGGGATCGTGATGCTCGCCGTGCCCTTTTCCTTGATCGGCGCGGTCTGGCTCCTTTATGCCCTGGATTACAATATCTCGATCGCGGTCTGGGTCGGCATGATCGCTCTGATGGGCCTTGATGCGGAAACGGGCGTCTTTATGCTGCTCTATCTCGACCTTGCTTATGAGGATCGCGTGAAAGCCGGGCGCATGCGGAATGACGAGGACCTGCGCGAGTCCATTTTGCACGGAGCAGTGAAAAGAATCCGGCCCAAGATGATGACGGTCATGGCGGCCTTTATGGGCCTCGTTCCTATCATGTGGTCGATGGGAACAGGCAGCGACGTCATGAAGCGTATCGCCGCGCCCATGGTGGGTGGCCTTGTGACGAGCTTTGCCCTGGAACTGGTGATTTATCCCGTTCTCTACTTCATTTGGAAGTCGAAGTTTGTTATGAAGAAGGCACAGTCCTAA